The following are encoded in a window of Ictalurus punctatus breed USDA103 chromosome 13, Coco_2.0, whole genome shotgun sequence genomic DNA:
- the nat9 gene encoding N-acetyltransferase 9 has product MRINEDTLLEGSKVVLVPYNAEHVPRYHQWMMSVELQKLTASEPLTLEQEYDMQRSWREDEDKCTFIILDKQRWTDPSISEEECMVGDINLFLTDPSDMSLAELEIMIAEPSYRGRGFGKEVTCMMMHYGINKLGIKKFEVKIGLENRISVDMFKKLQFQELSISEVFQEVTLGLTVSEASWEELLGSTDIAQEREYGKTRDSRHDAKHSLTTGAEGN; this is encoded by the exons ATGCGGATAAATGAAGACACTTTACTGGAAGGAAGTAAGGTTGTGTTGGTTCCCTACAACGCTGAACATGTTCCCAG GTATCATCAGTGGATGATGTCCGTGGAGCTGCAGAAACTGACAGCGTCTGAACCTTTAACCCTGGAGCAGGAATATGACATGCAGAGAAGCTGGAGAGAGGATGAGGATA AGTGCACGTTCATCATCCTGGACAAGCAGCGATGGACAGATCCGAGCATCTCAGAGGAAGAGTGCATGGTGGGAGACATCAACCTCTTCCTGACGGACCCCAGTGACATGTCACTGGCTGAGCTGGAAATTATGATAGCAG AGCCCAGCTACAGAGGCAGAGGATTTGGCAAAGAAGTGACATGCATGATGATGCATTATG GCATCAACAAACTCGGCATCAAGAAATTCGAAGTGAAGATCGGTTTGGAAAACCGGATCAGCGTAGATATGTTCAAGAAGCTCCAGTTTCAAGAG CTCTCCATCAGCGAGGTGTTTCAGGAAGTGACTCTCGGCCTGACTGTGAGTGAGGCATCATGGGAAGAGCTGCTGGGCAGCACAGATATCGCACAGGAGAGGGAGT